From one Solanum stenotomum isolate F172 chromosome 12, ASM1918654v1, whole genome shotgun sequence genomic stretch:
- the LOC125847971 gene encoding uncharacterized protein LOC125847971 isoform X2, translated as MTQHMSYGCLRFPLLQNRKGSSKSCRLFKELADDSDILKAAAFDQVKLSGIHESFWRPAGMLCRCLPTGNPSAFNTIRKNAEILNVSYRILKRDLFRGKMILFARSTALEIANTRARKKALADAIDDCSSTCDAVDAQIKTIEQFLEMLKAVLKVMRSQIAQ; from the exons ATGACCCAACATATGTCCTATGGGTGTTTACGATTTCCCCTTCTACAAAATCGAAAGGGGTCCAGTAAAAG CTGCAGACTGTTCAAGGAACTTGCTGATGATTCTGACATCTTAAAAGCCGCGGCATTTGATCAGGTTAAGCTTTCTGGTATTCATGAATCATTCTGGCGACCTGCTGGGATGTTATGTAGGTGCTTACCGACAGGAAATCCATCTGCTTTCAACACCATAAGAAAG AATGCAGAGATATTGAATGTTTCTTATCGGATTCTCAAGAGGGACTTGTTCCGTGGAAAGATG ATTCTTTTTGCAAGAAGCACAGCTCTTGAAATTGCAAATACCAGAGCAAGGAAGAAGGCTCTTGCAGATGCCATAGAT GACTGCTCAAGTACTTGTGATGCCGTTGATGCTCAAATCAAAACTATTGAGCAGTTTTTAGAGATGTTGAAGGCTGTATTGAAAGTAATGAGAAGTCAGATTGCTCAATGA